The following coding sequences are from one Rhineura floridana isolate rRhiFlo1 chromosome 2, rRhiFlo1.hap2, whole genome shotgun sequence window:
- the MGA gene encoding MAX gene-associated protein isoform X5 — protein MENQAVVLGNQDGGMASGTAPALYVLVKQPQSTGKADQGALASNQDGCGLASSAAAPIKSKVKNTLPADFTSGSITVTLDNNNMWNEFYYRSTEMILTKQGRRMFPYCRYWITGLDSKLKYILVMDISPVDNLRYKWNGQGWEPSGKAEPHVLGRVFIHPESPSTGRYWMHQPVSFYKLKLTNNTLDQEGHIILHSMHRYLPRLHLVPADKATEVIQLNGPDVHTFTFPQTEFFAVTAYQNIQITQLKIDYNPFAKGFRDDGLSSRLQRDVKQNGSSDQEGGSVNSSPSNHRHLTEGDLSDPGQRDKEPSFSGMCNTDLDRDCVSPYHDFLGFMETDMHMCDSPVLKQESPESLLSKSFSRLVKDNTAGIIFSQLKVAFLWLLTQG, from the exons ATGGAGAACCAAGCAGTTGTGCTAGGAAACCAGGATGGTGGAATGGCATCAGGTACAGCACCTGCGCTTTACGTGCTTGTGAAACAGCCACAGAGCACTGGAAAAGCTGACCAGGGAGCCTTAGCTTCAAATCAAGATGGCTGTGGTCTTGCTAGCAGTGCAGCAGCACCAATAAAATCTAAAGTGAAGAACACTCTGCCAGCAGATTTTACCTCAGGAAGCATTACTGTAACCCTGGACAACAACAATATGTGGAATGAGTTCTACTATCGTAGCACAGAAATGATTCTGACTAAGCAGGGAAGACGGATGTTTCCATACTGTCGATACTGGATAACGGGCTTAGACTCCAAACTGAAGTATATCCTAGTGATGGATATTTCTCCTGTTGACAATTTACGCTATAAATGGAATGGCCAGGGTTGGGAGCCCAGTGGGAAAGCAGAACCCCATGTGCTGGGAAGAGTATTCATTCACCCAGAATCGCCATCAACTGGTCGTTACTGGATGCACCAGCCAGTCTCTTTCTACAAACTCAAACTTACCAATAATACCTTGGACCAGGAAGGACATATCATTCTGCACTCTATGCACCGCTATCTACCTCGACTACACTTGGTGCCTGCTGACAAAGCCACAGAGGTTATTCAGCTAAATGGTCCTGATGTCCATACCTTCACTTTCCCCCAGACAGAGTTCTTTGCTGTGACTGCCTAtcaaaacatacaaattacacaattaaaaatagacTACAATCCATTTGCAAAAGGGTTCAGAGATGATGGCCTGAGCAGTAGACTTCAACGTGATGTGAAGCAAAATGGTAGCTCAGACCAGGAAGGAGGTAGTGTTAATAGTTCTCCCAGCAATCACAGACATCTCACCGAAGGTGACCTTTCTGATCCAGGGCAGAGGGACAAAGAGCCATCATTTAGTGGAATGTGTAACACAGATTTGGATAGAGACTGTGTCAGTCCTTatcatgattttctgggttttaTGGAGACAGATATGCATATGTGTGATAGTCCGGTATTAAAGCAAGAATCACCTGAAAG CTTGTTGAGTAAAAGCTTTTCTAGATTGGTAAAGGATAATACAGCTGGGATTATTTTCAGCCAGTTAAAGGTTGCCTTCCTATGGCTACTTACCCAAGGATAA